A part of Myxococcus landrumus genomic DNA contains:
- a CDS encoding suppressor of fused domain protein — MDSPELFQHDLRRTVVLGAYMRHWGMPLDRQRFSRQTDVVEVYLFPATAESPVARFATVGASSFAREGGTRSEFLLVLPADLGGATFEEVAGFLMDFVLYSRRDDVMVQPGRGVPPSPLVPKSWPTRALLVDEAVGEDEEFERLHLGPQHIELWWLVPLHEAEYAFIQKEGFDAFSELLDASDSSPAEVHRPSLV; from the coding sequence ATGGATTCACCCGAGCTGTTTCAACACGACCTCCGGAGAACCGTCGTCCTGGGGGCCTACATGCGGCACTGGGGCATGCCCCTCGACCGGCAGCGCTTCTCCCGGCAGACGGACGTCGTCGAGGTCTACCTGTTCCCCGCGACCGCGGAGTCGCCCGTCGCACGCTTCGCCACCGTCGGCGCTTCCTCTTTCGCTCGCGAGGGAGGAACGCGCTCCGAGTTCCTGCTCGTGCTGCCCGCCGACCTGGGGGGCGCCACGTTCGAGGAGGTCGCCGGCTTCCTCATGGACTTCGTCCTCTACTCGCGAAGGGACGACGTGATGGTGCAGCCGGGCCGGGGAGTGCCCCCGTCTCCCCTGGTGCCGAAGTCCTGGCCCACGCGAGCCCTCCTCGTGGACGAGGCCGTGGGCGAAGACGAGGAGTTCGAGCGGCTCCACCTCGGCCCGCAGCACATCGAGCTGTGGTGGCTCGTGCCGCTGCATGAGGCGGAGTACGCGTTCATCCAGAAGGAGGGGTTCGACGCCTTCAGTGAGCTCCTGGATGCGAGTGATTCGAGCCCCGCGGAGGTCCACCGCCCTTCGCTGGTTTGA
- a CDS encoding SDR family NAD(P)-dependent oxidoreductase, whose product MPGASKVWLITGSSRGLGRAFAEAALAAGDRVVATAREPGRLEELRTRYPERCVALPLDVTHRNAVFQCIEKGIAAFGQLDVVVNNAGYGLVGAIEEHSEADLRAQLETNLFGALWVTQAVLPHLRARRTGHLVQISSVGGVGSMPTFGAYNASKWALEGFSEALAAEVAPWGIRVTLVEPGSFATDWSWGSLRFASPMPAYDELRTSLFGTSKVPWDLSQQAHDTSASPEVAARELLEHVNRETGPLRLLLGEDAPVQVKTLLEGRREDYLRNPRFQALVAR is encoded by the coding sequence ATGCCTGGGGCAAGCAAGGTCTGGCTCATCACGGGAAGCAGCCGAGGACTGGGCCGGGCCTTCGCGGAGGCGGCCCTGGCGGCGGGAGATCGGGTGGTGGCCACGGCTCGGGAGCCGGGCCGGCTCGAGGAGCTGCGCACCCGATATCCGGAGCGCTGCGTGGCGCTGCCGCTGGATGTGACACATCGAAACGCGGTGTTTCAGTGCATCGAGAAAGGCATTGCCGCGTTCGGACAGCTCGACGTGGTTGTGAATAACGCGGGTTATGGACTGGTGGGCGCCATCGAGGAGCACTCCGAGGCAGACCTCCGCGCGCAACTGGAGACCAATCTGTTCGGCGCGCTGTGGGTGACGCAGGCGGTGCTTCCGCACCTGCGAGCGCGGCGGACGGGGCACCTCGTGCAGATCTCCAGCGTGGGCGGCGTCGGGAGCATGCCGACGTTCGGCGCGTACAACGCGAGCAAGTGGGCGCTGGAGGGCTTCAGCGAGGCGCTCGCCGCGGAGGTGGCGCCGTGGGGGATTCGGGTGACACTCGTTGAGCCGGGTTCGTTCGCGACGGACTGGAGCTGGGGGAGCCTGCGCTTTGCTTCGCCGATGCCCGCCTATGACGAGCTGCGCACGTCCTTGTTCGGCACCAGCAAGGTCCCCTGGGACTTGAGCCAACAAGCCCACGACACGAGTGCATCGCCCGAGGTCGCCGCGCGAGAGCTGCTCGAGCACGTGAATCGCGAGACCGGGCCCCTGCGCCTGCTCCTCGGTGAAGACGCACCGGTCCAAGTGAAGACCCTCCTGGAGGGACGTCGGGAGGACTATCTGCGCAACCCTCGCTTCCAGGCGCTGGTCGCTCGCTGA
- a CDS encoding alpha/beta fold hydrolase, translating to MSSMHRREFLGFTTTALAATALAGCMPRAVSGAGASSEGGTLNAEAYHSSRKYLDSRFGRIAYIERGTGEAALFLHGFPLNSFQWRGAIERLSPYRRCVAPDFMGLGFTEVAEGQSYAPDEQVKMLVELMDRLSIKSADVIANDSGGAIAQLLVTRHPERVRTLLLTNCDVESECPPPAVLPVIELARTGAYVDAWLAPWLADKALARSDKGIGAMCFSNPANPTDEAIEYYFGPLVRSPRGKAQAHAYTLALEANSLAGIGPELQKCKVPTRIIWGTGDTIFSQSSADYLDQTLGASRGIRRIPGAKLFFPEEYPDLIAEEARQLWGIG from the coding sequence ATGAGCTCGATGCATCGCAGGGAGTTTCTTGGTTTCACGACGACCGCACTGGCGGCCACCGCGCTCGCGGGCTGCATGCCTCGCGCGGTGAGTGGCGCCGGCGCCTCCTCGGAAGGGGGCACGCTGAACGCCGAGGCGTATCACTCCTCGCGCAAGTACCTGGACAGCCGCTTTGGGCGCATCGCCTATATCGAGCGGGGCACAGGAGAGGCCGCGCTGTTCCTGCACGGCTTTCCGCTGAACAGCTTTCAGTGGCGGGGCGCCATCGAGCGGCTGTCCCCCTATCGCCGTTGTGTCGCGCCCGACTTCATGGGGCTCGGCTTCACGGAGGTCGCGGAGGGGCAGAGCTACGCGCCGGATGAGCAGGTGAAGATGCTCGTGGAGTTGATGGACCGGCTCTCCATCAAGTCGGCGGATGTCATCGCGAACGACAGCGGTGGTGCCATCGCGCAGCTGCTGGTCACCCGTCATCCCGAGCGCGTGCGCACGCTGCTGTTGACCAACTGCGATGTGGAGAGCGAGTGCCCGCCGCCCGCGGTGCTGCCGGTCATCGAGCTGGCGCGCACGGGGGCGTATGTGGATGCGTGGCTTGCACCGTGGCTCGCGGACAAGGCGCTCGCGCGTTCGGACAAGGGCATTGGGGCGATGTGCTTCTCGAACCCCGCGAATCCCACGGACGAGGCCATCGAGTACTACTTCGGTCCGCTGGTGCGCTCGCCGCGCGGCAAGGCGCAAGCTCACGCGTACACGCTGGCGCTGGAGGCCAACTCGCTGGCGGGCATCGGGCCCGAGCTCCAGAAGTGCAAGGTCCCCACGCGCATCATCTGGGGAACGGGAGACACCATCTTCTCGCAGTCGAGCGCCGACTACCTCGACCAGACCTTGGGCGCGTCCCGAGGCATTCGCCGCATTCCCGGCGCGAAGCTCTTCTTCCCCGAGGAGTATCCCGACCTCATCGCCGAGGAGGCTCGTCAGCTCTGGGGCATCGGCTGA
- a CDS encoding glucose-6-phosphate isomerase, whose product MTERELWERYQRYLSVVPSLGFSLDVSRMGFAADFLERMRPRLEEAFSRMEALEKGAIANPDENRRVGHYWLRAPELAPEPALSQDITSTVADIHAFAREVHEGKNKPPKAPRFTHLLLVGIGGSALGPQLVADALTSKADAMQVSFFDNTDPDGMDRVLGQLGARLAETLTVVISKSGGTKETRNGMLEAERAYKEQGLAFNKHAVAITGAGSELDQHARKQGWLRTFPMWDWVGGRTSVMSAVGLLPARLQGLDIDAMLAGAREMDVATRQRDAVKNPAALLALMWFHAGDGRGLKDMVILPYKDRLLLMSRYLQQLVMESLGKEKNLDGQVVNQGIAVYGNKGSTDQHAYVQQLREGVPNFFATFIEVLKDRDGESMEVESGTTSGDYLLGFLLGTRRALYEKGRESLTLTVPDVSARTVGALIALYERAVGLYASLVHINAYHQPGVEAGKKAATSVLAIQQKLTARLREARADARTAEQLAADIGQPDEVETVYKVLEHLAANPGRGVKRSGGPGPAEVRFQTK is encoded by the coding sequence ATGACCGAGCGTGAGCTGTGGGAGCGGTACCAGCGGTATCTGAGCGTCGTCCCGTCGCTGGGGTTCTCCCTCGACGTCTCGCGCATGGGCTTCGCGGCGGACTTCCTGGAGCGGATGCGTCCGCGTCTGGAGGAGGCCTTCTCGCGGATGGAGGCGCTGGAGAAGGGCGCCATCGCCAACCCGGATGAGAACCGCCGCGTGGGGCACTACTGGCTGCGCGCGCCGGAGCTCGCGCCCGAGCCCGCGCTGTCCCAGGACATCACGAGCACGGTGGCGGACATCCACGCGTTCGCGCGCGAGGTGCATGAGGGGAAGAACAAGCCCCCGAAGGCGCCGCGCTTCACGCACCTGCTGCTCGTGGGCATCGGCGGGTCGGCGCTGGGGCCGCAGTTGGTCGCGGACGCGCTGACGTCGAAGGCGGACGCGATGCAGGTGTCCTTCTTCGACAACACGGACCCGGATGGGATGGACCGGGTGCTGGGGCAGCTCGGTGCGCGGCTGGCCGAGACGCTGACGGTGGTCATCAGCAAGTCCGGCGGCACGAAGGAGACACGCAACGGCATGCTGGAGGCGGAGCGCGCGTACAAGGAGCAGGGGCTCGCCTTCAACAAGCACGCGGTGGCCATCACCGGCGCGGGCAGCGAGCTGGACCAGCACGCGCGCAAGCAGGGCTGGCTGCGCACCTTCCCCATGTGGGACTGGGTTGGAGGACGCACGTCGGTGATGTCCGCGGTGGGCCTGTTGCCCGCGCGGCTCCAGGGCCTGGACATCGACGCGATGCTCGCGGGCGCGCGGGAGATGGACGTGGCGACGCGGCAGCGTGACGCGGTGAAGAACCCGGCGGCGCTGCTCGCGCTGATGTGGTTCCACGCGGGCGACGGGCGCGGCCTGAAGGACATGGTCATCCTGCCGTACAAGGACCGCCTGCTCCTGATGTCGCGCTACCTCCAGCAGCTCGTCATGGAGTCGCTGGGCAAGGAGAAGAACCTGGACGGCCAGGTGGTGAACCAGGGCATCGCCGTCTACGGGAACAAGGGCTCCACGGACCAGCACGCCTATGTGCAGCAGCTGCGCGAGGGCGTGCCCAACTTCTTCGCCACCTTCATCGAGGTGTTGAAGGACCGCGATGGCGAGTCCATGGAGGTGGAGAGCGGCACCACGAGCGGTGACTACCTGCTGGGCTTCCTGCTGGGCACGCGCCGCGCGCTGTACGAGAAGGGCCGCGAGTCCCTCACGCTCACCGTCCCGGACGTGAGCGCGCGCACGGTGGGCGCGCTGATTGCGCTCTACGAGCGCGCGGTGGGCCTGTACGCCAGCCTCGTGCACATCAACGCGTACCATCAGCCGGGCGTCGAGGCGGGCAAGAAGGCCGCGACGAGTGTGCTGGCGATTCAGCAGAAGCTCACGGCGCGGCTGCGCGAGGCCCGCGCGGACGCTCGCACCGCGGAGCAGCTCGCCGCCGACATCGGACAGCCCGATGAGGTGGAGACCGTCTACAAGGTGCTGGAGCACCTGGCCGCGAACCCCGGGCGAGGCGTGAAGCGCTCCGGTGGACCGGGCCCCGCCGAAGTGCGCTTCCAGACGAAGTGA
- a CDS encoding sterol desaturase family protein, whose protein sequence is MDATHIPDLITPAIPVFILTVVAEALWVKKLRDEGRDFAGHTVKDSLASLSMGLGNVFINVVWKFVAFAGYLALYKLTPLRVGTGVLAWVLLFFAEDLCYYWFHRIHHESRFFWASHVVHHSSQHYNLTTALRQTWTPPTSWVFWAPLALLGFSPVMIVVQQSVSLLYQYWIHTEAIVRLPRPLEWVLNTPSHHRVHHASNPRYLDKNYAGILIIWDRLFGTFEPEVEKPIYGLTKNLQTYNPVRIAFHEFAAIARDAMKPGPWKQRLGYIFRNPAWKPEEQQPTPPGNPPASEPLRPSA, encoded by the coding sequence ATGGACGCCACACACATCCCGGACCTCATCACCCCCGCGATTCCCGTCTTCATCCTGACGGTGGTGGCCGAGGCCTTGTGGGTAAAGAAGCTCCGAGACGAAGGGCGCGACTTCGCGGGGCACACCGTGAAGGACTCGCTCGCCAGCCTCTCCATGGGGCTGGGCAACGTCTTCATCAACGTGGTGTGGAAGTTCGTCGCCTTCGCCGGCTACCTGGCGCTCTACAAGCTGACGCCGCTGCGCGTGGGCACGGGCGTGCTGGCCTGGGTGCTGCTCTTCTTCGCGGAGGACCTCTGCTACTACTGGTTCCATCGCATCCACCACGAGAGCCGCTTCTTCTGGGCCTCCCACGTGGTGCACCACTCCAGCCAGCACTACAACCTGACCACCGCGCTCCGGCAGACGTGGACGCCGCCGACGAGCTGGGTGTTCTGGGCACCGCTGGCGCTGCTGGGCTTCTCGCCGGTGATGATTGTCGTCCAGCAGTCGGTGAGCCTCTTGTATCAGTATTGGATTCACACCGAGGCCATCGTCCGGCTGCCGCGCCCGCTGGAGTGGGTGCTCAACACGCCGTCCCATCACCGCGTGCATCACGCGTCCAATCCGCGCTACCTCGACAAGAACTACGCGGGCATCCTCATCATCTGGGACCGGCTGTTCGGCACCTTCGAGCCCGAGGTCGAGAAGCCCATCTACGGCCTCACCAAGAACCTCCAGACGTACAACCCGGTGCGCATCGCGTTCCATGAGTTCGCCGCCATCGCTCGCGACGCGATGAAGCCGGGCCCGTGGAAGCAGCGGCTGGGCTACATCTTCCGCAATCCCGCGTGGAAGCCCGAGGAGCAGCAGCCCACGCCACCGGGCAACCCTCCCGCGTCGGAGCCGCTGCGGCCCTCGGCGTGA
- a CDS encoding TetR/AcrR family transcriptional regulator, with product MAAKTSSSESPARPPRRTQQERRETTRRKLLDATIETLVDLGHARLTTVEVAKRAGVSQGALFTHFDTKAELLAAAVEHLFPRLIQDYLAGVGARPSGRDRIGTAVDMLWAAFQRPELQAAIELYVAARTDPELQVALAAVDGPHRENLHRVARELFPEAADAYPEFDSVVELALDAVQGAAMGGSARPKDPAHRRMLDALTRFLRSTFSPRSRRPSKRRRRD from the coding sequence ATGGCCGCCAAGACCTCTTCCTCGGAGAGCCCCGCGCGTCCGCCTCGGCGCACGCAGCAGGAGCGGCGCGAGACGACCCGGCGGAAGCTGCTGGACGCCACCATCGAGACGCTGGTGGATCTGGGGCACGCGCGGCTGACGACGGTGGAGGTGGCGAAGCGCGCGGGCGTGTCGCAGGGCGCGCTCTTCACGCACTTCGACACGAAGGCGGAGCTGCTCGCCGCGGCGGTGGAGCACCTCTTCCCTCGGCTCATCCAGGACTATCTCGCGGGGGTCGGCGCGAGGCCCTCGGGCAGGGACCGCATCGGCACCGCGGTGGACATGTTGTGGGCCGCGTTCCAGCGGCCGGAGCTGCAAGCCGCCATCGAGTTGTATGTGGCCGCGCGCACGGACCCGGAGCTCCAGGTGGCGCTGGCCGCGGTGGATGGGCCGCACCGGGAGAACCTGCACCGGGTGGCGCGCGAGCTGTTCCCCGAGGCCGCGGACGCCTATCCGGAGTTCGACTCCGTGGTGGAGCTGGCGCTCGACGCCGTGCAGGGCGCGGCGATGGGAGGCAGCGCCCGGCCGAAGGACCCCGCCCACCGCCGCATGTTGGATGCGCTGACGCGGTTTCTGCGCAGCACCTTCTCACCCCGTTCGCGCCGCCCCTCGAAACGGCGACGCCGCGACTGA
- a CDS encoding GTPase, which yields MDETSLPEPDALRSLLKTALELPPLQPHAARLDRLVDDYARGVASRDAPLAVALVGATGAGKSTLLNALAGQPLSREGVDRPTSTAATVFAPEGATADALAKSGARVSRYIPGPQALWGGQVFIDTPDLNSVATTHREVARAALERADVALVVMHRGSVAEASQVEFLTEFARRRALVFILNFADELSPESRETLKAQVRRVAAEQYSLAPQDVPVFAISAQAAKEGRDVSGEFGPLLFHLRGLATQAIAARVRRGNALGALEEITTLVKGALDETEALLSRTKAALDSGMEKASDGLCEDFESRLRLAHGHLAAEVRRQAGGRFWGPAAWGLRLSLWGASGLGAAAVVGRRSLPAGLAVAAASTVVDAVRGHTRARAAESAVIEPFEDDFGVESAARTALTEARSLARAGGLEPAVLGVPDMSTLLEEVRDARASAWRYTATTGVAEAVAGWWRVARWLVLPLINLPLLVLLGHVGYRVVRAYVEGPLLPLDYFVNAGALFALLAGAGAMLASASLAGAARRAGAGGRTRFVESLATLGRRLGEAIDDGLRPGREAARRILAILR from the coding sequence GTGGACGAGACGAGCCTGCCCGAGCCCGATGCCTTGCGGTCCCTCCTGAAGACCGCCCTGGAGCTGCCACCGCTCCAGCCTCATGCCGCGCGCCTGGACCGGCTGGTGGATGACTACGCACGAGGTGTGGCGAGCCGGGATGCCCCGCTCGCCGTCGCACTCGTCGGCGCCACCGGCGCGGGCAAGTCCACCCTGCTCAACGCCCTCGCCGGTCAGCCCCTCTCGCGCGAAGGCGTGGACCGTCCCACCAGCACCGCCGCCACCGTGTTCGCTCCCGAAGGCGCCACCGCGGACGCGCTCGCGAAGTCCGGTGCACGCGTGTCTCGCTACATCCCCGGCCCACAGGCCCTCTGGGGCGGCCAGGTGTTCATCGACACGCCGGACCTCAACAGCGTGGCCACCACCCACCGCGAGGTCGCTCGCGCCGCGCTGGAGCGCGCGGACGTGGCGCTCGTCGTCATGCACCGGGGCAGCGTCGCCGAAGCCTCGCAAGTGGAGTTCCTCACCGAGTTCGCTCGACGACGCGCCCTCGTCTTCATCCTCAACTTCGCGGACGAGCTCTCCCCCGAGTCACGCGAAACACTCAAGGCCCAGGTCCGCCGCGTCGCCGCCGAGCAGTACTCACTCGCCCCTCAAGACGTCCCCGTCTTCGCCATCAGCGCACAAGCCGCCAAGGAGGGCCGCGATGTCTCCGGCGAGTTCGGCCCCCTCCTCTTCCACCTGCGTGGACTCGCCACCCAGGCCATCGCCGCGCGAGTCCGCCGCGGCAACGCGCTCGGCGCGCTGGAGGAAATCACCACCCTCGTGAAGGGCGCCCTCGATGAGACCGAGGCCCTGCTCTCACGCACCAAGGCCGCGCTCGACTCCGGAATGGAGAAGGCCTCCGACGGCCTGTGCGAGGACTTCGAGTCACGTCTGCGCCTCGCCCACGGACACCTCGCCGCGGAGGTGCGCAGACAGGCCGGTGGACGCTTCTGGGGTCCCGCCGCGTGGGGCCTGCGCTTGTCCCTCTGGGGCGCCAGCGGCCTCGGCGCCGCGGCCGTCGTCGGACGTCGCAGCCTCCCAGCGGGCCTCGCTGTCGCCGCCGCCTCCACCGTCGTGGACGCCGTGCGAGGACACACGCGCGCCCGCGCCGCGGAGAGCGCGGTCATCGAACCGTTCGAGGATGACTTCGGCGTGGAGTCCGCCGCGCGCACCGCGCTCACCGAGGCACGCAGCCTCGCCCGAGCCGGTGGCCTGGAGCCCGCCGTGCTCGGAGTTCCAGACATGAGCACGCTGCTCGAAGAGGTGCGAGACGCACGCGCCTCCGCCTGGCGCTACACCGCCACCACGGGTGTCGCGGAAGCCGTCGCCGGCTGGTGGCGCGTCGCGCGCTGGCTGGTGCTGCCGCTCATCAACCTGCCGCTGCTGGTGCTGCTCGGACACGTGGGCTACCGCGTGGTGCGCGCCTACGTGGAGGGCCCGCTGTTGCCGCTCGACTACTTCGTCAACGCGGGGGCCCTCTTCGCGCTGCTCGCGGGAGCGGGCGCGATGCTCGCCTCAGCGAGTCTCGCCGGAGCCGCTCGCCGTGCGGGCGCGGGCGGGCGTACCCGCTTTGTCGAGTCCCTGGCCACCCTGGGCCGGAGGCTGGGAGAGGCCATCGATGATGGACTTCGCCCCGGGCGGGAGGCCGCGCGTCGCATCCTGGCGATTCTCCGGTGA
- a CDS encoding dimethylarginine dimethylaminohydrolase family protein: MELFLMSPPGRGWALRGRNNFRSREAAPVDARKARREWLALARAIEARGGTVVALPSPSELLTGMPYAAECGQVVARPGAAPWFVLPRMMSAHRQAEREHWEALARRMGFDVVGPDVGIWEAHGDVAHFDGATLLFWGGRTTLDGIDAAARWFPGEVVRVQVREPAFHGNMALLPLPAVDRMLVCPEVMSSDSYARLRERFGEQRLLVVTEDEIRRYATNGLPVGRDLLAPSVVPESIRARVEALGMKVVSLDMGELCEKGGGSSRCLVSRAVVEEGAVRIPDDVRLAAVAKDIEADA, from the coding sequence ATGGAACTCTTCCTCATGTCGCCCCCGGGGCGAGGCTGGGCGTTGCGCGGGCGCAACAACTTCCGCAGTCGCGAGGCCGCCCCCGTCGATGCGCGCAAGGCGCGGCGCGAGTGGCTCGCGTTGGCTCGCGCCATCGAGGCGCGCGGTGGCACCGTCGTCGCCCTGCCATCTCCGTCGGAGCTGCTGACCGGCATGCCGTACGCCGCGGAGTGCGGTCAGGTCGTGGCCCGCCCGGGTGCCGCGCCTTGGTTCGTGCTGCCTCGGATGATGAGTGCACACCGGCAAGCCGAGCGTGAGCACTGGGAGGCCCTCGCCCGTCGCATGGGCTTCGACGTGGTGGGCCCTGACGTGGGCATCTGGGAAGCCCATGGCGACGTGGCTCACTTCGACGGTGCCACGCTGCTGTTCTGGGGCGGCCGGACGACGCTCGATGGAATCGACGCCGCGGCCCGCTGGTTCCCGGGTGAAGTGGTGCGAGTCCAGGTCCGAGAGCCCGCGTTTCACGGCAACATGGCGCTGCTTCCCTTGCCCGCCGTGGACCGCATGCTCGTGTGCCCCGAGGTCATGTCGTCGGATTCCTACGCACGCCTTCGCGAACGCTTCGGTGAACAGCGGCTGCTCGTCGTGACGGAGGACGAGATTCGCCGCTACGCCACCAACGGCCTGCCCGTGGGACGCGACCTGCTCGCGCCCTCCGTGGTTCCCGAGTCCATTCGCGCTCGAGTGGAGGCCCTCGGAATGAAGGTGGTGTCGCTCGACATGGGCGAGCTGTGTGAGAAGGGCGGAGGCTCCTCGCGCTGTCTCGTGTCGCGAGCTGTGGTGGAGGAGGGCGCGGTGCGGATTCCGGACGACGTCCGGCTCGCTGCTGTCGCGAAGGACATCGAAGCCGATGCGTGA
- a CDS encoding lectin-like protein, with protein MSGVPTGLRAALSFLVVAGWLACHPPQEQEVETSAVESVSQASYRDLWAARVARIQQSLLQADVPLPHVQRIGSHNSHVTTTYTNCRFLWDCYYARANQHRGIDVQLLSGVRNLAIDAWSGPDTYWAKACSNDSDDDGAPCFHHEGERFSTSVDDVMKHIGKWLTAPENQDEVLVIWLEDNFHSHDSRAWFLDDFARYVDKDYPDTTKSLTGDLIFGPSHLATYFHGQWPTPRQLVAMGKRVIVSVKNRQNYTTVSIGGVKASELLFNESDIDQPGWPKNGEFTGYPSCSYSGRSTPMGLRWTEFSELKITDHFELPQRVLGWKELDVAGAVACGFSVTLDHVEADPDRTAQNDYRYYDSTMKPAVWSFYEGEPNDTSGNEDCAEVMASVGRWNDLSCEAVRKYACKKNLATSYGPDAYDPSFWFVTGTSGKWSGGFTACPEGYSFLPPVNGWEAKKLANVISGTSNSVWINFTDRYQEGTWGVDRYANWSAGEPNNAGGNERCAETLPNGAWNDTACSDLRRHACKRVESCASGGACPQKWVLSQEGSWWWQNCPVGYTFAAPETATENAELLAVTGGARVWVNRSNFQDASRWEPGTYTAWDTTEPNNYNGNEHCASMVSNGSWWDEACSLSRRLACRKSNMVCTTAGCPEDLWTLSSVSRAWGVSAPQAECPQGYAFKAPRNDAENTALKKAAAGQQVWLNFTDQGNEGAWSSWGPN; from the coding sequence ATGAGCGGTGTGCCCACGGGGTTGCGCGCGGCCTTGTCATTCCTCGTCGTGGCCGGATGGCTGGCGTGTCATCCGCCCCAGGAACAGGAGGTCGAAACCTCGGCGGTAGAGAGCGTCTCCCAGGCGTCCTACCGCGACCTCTGGGCGGCGCGGGTCGCGAGGATTCAGCAGTCCCTGCTCCAAGCCGATGTCCCCCTGCCGCACGTCCAGCGCATCGGCTCGCACAACTCCCACGTCACCACGACCTATACGAACTGCCGCTTCCTCTGGGATTGCTACTACGCCCGGGCCAACCAGCACCGCGGCATCGACGTGCAGCTCCTGTCCGGCGTGCGCAACCTCGCCATCGACGCGTGGAGCGGCCCGGACACCTACTGGGCGAAGGCGTGCTCGAACGACTCGGACGACGATGGCGCCCCGTGCTTCCACCACGAGGGTGAGCGGTTCTCCACCTCGGTGGACGACGTCATGAAGCACATCGGCAAGTGGCTGACCGCCCCCGAGAACCAGGACGAGGTGCTGGTCATCTGGCTCGAGGACAACTTCCACTCCCATGACTCACGCGCGTGGTTCCTCGACGACTTCGCCCGCTACGTCGACAAGGACTACCCCGACACGACGAAGTCCCTGACGGGCGACTTGATTTTCGGCCCCAGCCACCTGGCCACGTACTTCCACGGTCAGTGGCCCACGCCGCGCCAGCTCGTCGCCATGGGCAAGCGGGTCATCGTCTCCGTCAAGAACCGGCAGAACTACACCACCGTCTCCATCGGCGGCGTGAAGGCGAGTGAGCTGCTCTTCAACGAATCCGACATCGACCAGCCGGGCTGGCCGAAGAACGGCGAGTTCACGGGCTACCCCTCCTGCTCCTACAGCGGCAGGTCGACGCCCATGGGGCTGCGGTGGACCGAGTTCTCCGAACTCAAAATCACGGACCACTTCGAGCTTCCCCAGCGGGTCCTCGGATGGAAGGAGCTCGATGTCGCCGGGGCGGTGGCGTGTGGCTTCAGCGTCACGCTCGACCATGTCGAGGCCGACCCGGACCGGACCGCGCAGAACGACTACCGCTACTACGACAGCACGATGAAGCCCGCTGTCTGGTCGTTCTACGAGGGCGAGCCCAACGACACGTCGGGCAACGAGGACTGTGCGGAGGTCATGGCGTCCGTGGGGCGCTGGAACGACCTCTCGTGCGAGGCCGTCCGCAAGTACGCCTGCAAGAAGAACCTCGCGACCTCCTATGGCCCGGACGCCTACGACCCGAGCTTCTGGTTCGTCACGGGCACCAGCGGCAAGTGGTCGGGTGGTTTCACGGCATGTCCCGAGGGCTACTCCTTCCTGCCGCCCGTCAATGGATGGGAGGCGAAGAAGCTCGCGAACGTGATTTCAGGCACGTCGAACAGCGTGTGGATCAACTTCACCGACCGGTATCAGGAAGGAACGTGGGGCGTTGACCGGTACGCGAACTGGAGCGCGGGCGAGCCCAACAACGCGGGTGGGAACGAGCGCTGCGCGGAGACGCTCCCGAACGGAGCCTGGAACGACACCGCGTGTTCGGACCTCCGGCGTCATGCCTGCAAGCGCGTGGAGTCGTGCGCGTCGGGGGGCGCCTGTCCCCAGAAGTGGGTCCTCTCCCAGGAGGGGAGCTGGTGGTGGCAGAACTGCCCGGTGGGCTACACCTTCGCGGCTCCAGAGACGGCGACGGAGAACGCGGAGCTGCTCGCGGTGACGGGGGGCGCGCGCGTCTGGGTCAATCGCTCCAACTTCCAGGACGCCTCGCGGTGGGAGCCGGGGACCTATACGGCCTGGGACACCACCGAGCCGAACAACTACAACGGCAACGAGCACTGCGCCTCGATGGTGTCGAACGGAAGCTGGTGGGACGAGGCGTGCTCCCTGTCGCGCAGGCTCGCGTGCCGCAAGTCCAACATGGTGTGCACCACGGCGGGGTGCCCCGAGGACCTCTGGACGTTGAGCTCCGTCTCCCGCGCGTGGGGTGTGTCAGCGCCCCAGGCGGAGTGCCCCCAGGGCTACGCATTCAAGGCGCCGCGGAATGATGCCGAGAACACCGCGCTGAAGAAGGCCGCCGCGGGGCAACAGGTGTGGCTCAACTTCACGGACCAGGGCAATGAGGGCGCCTGGTCCTCCTGGGGACCGAACTGA